The Solea senegalensis isolate Sse05_10M linkage group LG4, IFAPA_SoseM_1, whole genome shotgun sequence genome includes a region encoding these proteins:
- the ccdc120b gene encoding coiled-coil domain-containing protein 120, which yields MEVKGHLITSMGLGAPDVQGSQENKLQAERIAVLQERKQALETLLSTRVGELKQVCLQEAELTGKLPHAFPLETGVKPPLVQRRAGLTPNTNAEDEAAQRKQIKAIFTSGLYRQAESDRNVPNSKRTVHRGCHTEDTVISESTSSMSDSTSHDNESSPSVAADQRSLSQPRLTVGSPDHRISRKLSPVEIYYEMRTRRNSVTSSVSPTHSLPRSVSNVEGRSVPATPLLARTAPISVHVRSDTSGGNGLKQWSGSLDVPYIIPLAQDGSSSDRRSCPYSSRARRSNSSEALLDRSNLPDDQAPRNGMPPRGGPFKSSETLTDGKLRHINLGSPERHVDSYAEQAKIRLSMGGRGAGGGYNELLMDYIWGKHQNLQVQQQLYQSTGRSWQDMSSPRSSTVAPQANGFSHSQVHLPSAAPPYSPMVLRGSQAELRRVKVTRTKSCGPFIPLQQQLQDAILFSAYESPLPASGTTSSIPNLHPYQTEVSGPSFSHRPPQFSLPTPEDSTRSLHKALALEGLRDWYLRNALGYPPAVSKGHDAGVSRLSHPHPLVHQAQSVQGEAANLKRPQMPQSASFHGLPLHGRSMEFSLYQETLHPQMQEVTPKEPSADPGTLV from the exons ATGGAGGTCAAAGGACATCTGATCACATCAATGGGTCTGGGGGCCCCTG ATGTTCAAGGCAGCCAGGAGAACAAGCTGCAGGCTGAGAGGATTGCAGTGCTACAGGAAAGGAAACAGgccctggagactctgctcagCACCAGAGTGGGAGAGCTGAAACAAGTCTGTCTACAGGAAGCG GAGCTGACTGGGAAGTTGCCACATGCTTTCCCCCTGGAGACAGGAGTGAAACCACCACTGGTGCAGCGCAGAGCTGGCCTGACGCCCAACACCAACGCTGAG GATGAAGCTGCCCAAAGGAAGCAGATTAAAGCCATCTTCACGAGTGGTCTGTACAGACAAGCGGAATCAGACCGAAATGTCCCAAATAGCAAGAGGACAGTTCACCGGGGCTGTCACACAG AGGACACTGTCATATCAGAGAGTACAAGCTCCATGTCAGACTCAACATCCCATGACAATG AGTCGTCTCCCAGCGTGGCTGCTGATCAGCGCTCTCTGTCTCAGCCTCGGCTCACTGTGGGCAGCCCTGACCACAGAATCAGCAGGAAACTGTCTCCAGTAGAGATTTACTATGAGATGAGGACGCGCCGAAACTCCGTCACAAGCTCTGTTAG CCCAACTCACTCTTTGCCAAGAAGTGTATCCAATGTTGAAGGTAGAAGTGTTCCAGCGACTCCTCTGTTGGCGCGAACTGCTCCAATCAGCGTTCATGTCAG GTCAGATACATCGGGGGGCAACGGGTTGAAGCAGTGGTCTGGCAGCCTGGATGTGCCGTATATAATTCCACTGGCCCAGGACGGCTCGTCCTCTGACCGCCGAAGCTGCCCATACAGCTCCCGTGCCAGACGCAGTAACAGCTCAGAGGCCCTGCTGGACAGATCAAACCTCCCTGATGATCAGGCACCCAGGAACGGGATGCCCCCCAGAGGAGGGCCCTTCAAGAGCTCAGAGACACTCACTGATGGAAAACTGCGACACATTAATCTGGGCAGCCCTGAGAGACATGTGGACAGCTATGCAGAACAGGCCAAAATCCGTCTCTCCATGGGTGGCAGAGGTGCAGGTGGAGGCTACAATGAGCTATTAATGGACTATATCTGGGGAAAACACCAGAATTTGCAAGTGCAGCAGCAACTGTACCAGTCTACAGGCAGGAGCTGGCAGGACATGTCTTCTCCTCGCTCCTCCACAGTGGCTCCTCAGGCAAATGGATTTTCTCATTCCCAGGTGCATCTCCCTAGCGCTGCACCTCCGTATAGCCCCATGGTGCTGCGAGGGTCCCAGGCCGAACTGCGCAGAGTCAAAGTCACCAGAACCAAATCTTGTGGACCTTTTATACCTTTGCAGCAACAACTCCAGGATGCAATCCTATTTTCAGCGTATGAGTCTCCCCTTCCTGCCTCTGGCACCACATCCTCCATCCCCAATCTGCACCCTTACCAGACTGAGGTGTCTGGCCCCTCCTTCAGTCACAGACCCCCACAGTTTTCTCTCCCAACCCCAGAGGACTCGACTAGAAGTCTGCATAAAGCCCTAGCCCTGGAGGGGCTGAGGGACTGGTACCTGAGGAATGCCCTTGGTTATCCACCTGCCGTCTCAAAGGGCCACGACGCAGGGGTCTCTCGCCTCTCACACCCTCACCCATTGGTGCATCAGGCCCAATCTGTTCAAGGTGAAGCAGCCAACCTCAAGAGGCCTCAGATGCCCCAGTCAGCCAGCTTCCACGGACTCCCATTGCATGGAAG GTCGATGGAGTTCTCTCTCTATCAGGAGACTCTTCATCCACAGATGCAAGAGGTGACCCCAAAGGAACCCAGTGCAGACCCTGGCACCCTCGTGTGA
- the LOC122767987 gene encoding E3 ubiquitin-protein ligase TRAIP, which produces MPIRAYCTICSDFFDHSKDVAAIHCGHTFHYQCLLQWFQTAPSKTCPQCRKQVSTRHIITKLYFDIGVEEEGTVDPESLQNELDQMKARLSSKEQEWWDKQKVMDSLKEMVDKQRRDLDNGRKEIMEKEMLCSALRKQMMYLETQKNDSQAAKEEIQRLRTKMKTFESMDTLLQGHRAEVESMIRDMGVGHAAVEQLSIYCVSLKKEYDNLKGGLKSSHDMCEKLKKELLSSTNKLQKASVEVNQTKEEMKSLQNDQANAYKEISSLKKKVEFLQKTLRTPTRTNETINRLIFESPAPLELKQPRFHQASDSEDVDLNMTYDVTTPDDTAKKSTKVPSKKMRLDPHSMSMSKHNEKSSSLTKVQQEDGSMDPFFRNSLLFRKKTFGSMLEPQRKPGAVRTGYDGLGGRTKFIQPSPLAQIRPLIKVKRKKVTRPPPKIETCLTLDSFLE; this is translated from the exons ATGCCTATCCGAGCATATTGTACAATTTGCTCTGACTTCTTCGATCACTCCAAAGATGTCGCTGCCATACACTGCGGACACACGTTCCACTATCAATG CCTGCTCCAGTGGTTTCAGACAGCTCCCAGTAAAACCTGTCCACAGTGCAGGAAACAG GTCAGCACCAGACACATTATCACCAAGCTGTACTTTGACATTGGTGTAGAGGAGGAGGGTACGGTGGACCCGGAAAGTTTGCAG AATGAGCTTGATCAAATGAAGGCTCGGCTAAGCTCTAAAG AGCAAGAATGGTGGGACAAACAGAAAGTGATGGACAGTTTGAAGGAGATGGTGGATAAGCAGAGGAGAGATCTGGATAATGGAAGAAAGGAGATAATGGAAAAGGAGATGTTGTGCTCTGCTCTCAGA AAGCAGATGATGTATCTAGAGACACAAAAGAATGACAGTCAGGCTGCCAAGGAGGAGATCCAGAGACTCAGAACTAAAATGAAGACTTTTGAAAG CATGGATACCCTGTTACAGGGTCACAGGGCAGAAGTGGAGTCCATGATCAGAGATATGGGTGTCGGCCATGCGGCAGTGGAACAGCTCTCCATCTACTGCGTCTCACTCAAAAA AGAGTACGATAACCTGAAAGGAGGCCTGAAGTCTTCACATGACATGTGTGAGAAGCTGAAGAAAGAATTGCTCTCCTCCACCAACAAG TTACAAAAAGCTTCAGTGGAGGTGAATCAGACCAAGGAGGAGATGAAGTCACTGCAGAACGATCAGGCAAATGCTTACAAAGAGATCTCA aGTCTGAAGAAGAAAGTAGAGTTCCTTCAGAAGACGCTGAGAACGCCGACACGGACAAATGAAACCATTAATCGGCTCATCTTTGAAAG CCCCGCCCCTCTGGAGCTGAAGCAGCCGCGCTTCCACCAAGCCAGCGATAGTGAGGACGTCGACCTCAACATGACTTACGACGTCACTACACCAGATGACACTGCCAAGAAGTCAACGAAGGTCCCATCTAAGAAGATGCGTCTTGACCCTCACTC GATGTCCATgtcaaaacacaatgaaaaaagTTCATCTTTGACTAAG gTTCAACAAGAGGATGGATCTATGGATCCGTTTTTCAGGAACTCCCTCCTTTTCCGCAAAAAGACCTTTGGCAGTATGTTGGAGCCGCAGAGGAAGCCCGGAGCT GTGAGAACTGGTTATGATGGGCTAGGAGGCAGAACCAAATTCATTCAACCT TCTCCTTTAGCACAGATTCGCCCGTTGATaaaagtgaagaggaaaaaggTGACCAGGCCTCCACCCAAGATTGAAACTTGCCTGACTCTGGACAGCTTCCTCGAGTGA